Below is a window of Diaminobutyricibacter sp. McL0608 DNA.
CTGATGGCCGGGGTGAGGATGCGCGCACTCGAGGCGTATGCGACGGCGTGCGCGGGTACGGGAGGAACCGAACTCCCCGCGGCGATTCGGGCGTCGCGGGACCTCATCCGCCTCGCTCCGCTGCGCGAGAGCGGATACCAGTTGCTGATGCACGCACTCCGCGACCAGGGCAATCCCGCGGAGGCCCTCGCGGTCTATGCCGACCTCCGTGCGGTCCTCCGTGACGAACTGGGCGTGTCGCCGAGCGCAGCCAGCCAGGCCGTCTACGACGAGCTCATCCGGGACTGATCCGCCCGGACCGGCTATCGCGGGAGCGGCGGGAACTCCGCATCCGGCAGCCTCTCGCCACGGGCGAGTCCGAGTCCGTCTGTGACCGGATGCTCGCCCCCGCTGAAGGTCAGGTCGCGGTCCACGTAGATGTTCACCTGCGCCCAACGGAACTCGTCGGTGTCGTTCGCGTTCGCGGTGTGGGGCGTATACCCGTTGTGGAATGTGACGTCGCCGGCACGGAGCGGGATCGTGACGCGCTGCTCCCAGACGAGGTCGGGCGCAGCCGTGAAAAGGTCTGTGCCTCCGGTGAGGTCGATCGCACGGATGTCGTGCCGGTCCTGCTGGGCGGGGATGAAGGTCATGCAGCCGCGCTCCACGGTCACGTCGGTGAGCGCGATCCACGCAGAAAGACTGTGACGGGAGTTCTCGTGCGGCCAGTACGGGGCGTCCTGGTGATATTCGGTCTTCGCTCCGTTGTGGGGTGCTTTCACCAGGAGCTGGTCGTGCCAGAGCCGGAGGGGAACGCCGGCGAGCTGCGTTGCGATGGAGGCGAGGTCGGCGTTGAAGGTGAGGGCGCGCAGCACGTCGTCCGTCTTCCACACCTGGATGATCTGGCGGAAGATGTTGCCTGCGTAGGCGAGCCCGGTGTCGGCGTCGTAGCGTCGGGCGGCCGCGTCGCGGTAGCGCTCGACCTCCTCGGCGGTGAGCACGGACGGGATGTGCGCGAAGCCGTCGCGCCGATAGGACGATACGAGGTCGTCGTCAAGACGGAACGGAGTCGAGACGAGGTCGGCACTGGCCATGGTTCGAGCCTTTCGGTGAAGTTGTCGTTCGGTGTGAAGGGGATGTTCGACTACGATTCTTTCTCTGCACCGAGCGATCCGCGTAGTACGATGCGACCAATAACTAGCACGATTCTGCATACGATTGGTCCCCCGCGTGGAGCTGTACCGACGCCGCGACATCTTCGTCGCGCCCGACGAGGAGGTCGGCGCCGCCCGCATCGCGGTCGACGGCGACATCGGCGAGCACACGCACGACTTCATCGAGATCGCGTTCGTCCTGCAGGGGCGCGCCCGCCATCGCTCGGTGGCCGGAACGGTCGTTCTCGAGCGCGGCTCCGTCGCCCTCGTCCGGCCGGGCAGCTGGCACGCCTACGAACCTCTCGAGCCCCTGACGGTCGTGAACCTCTACCTCGCGCCGGAACTCCTGCACGGCGACCTCTCATGGATCCTCGAACACCCGGCCCTCGCCTCCGCCCTGCTGCGCGGTGGTGCGCGGATCGCGACCATCTCCGATGCAGCGCTGGAACGCGCATCCGTCTGGCTTGCGCAGCTGGAGTTGCTCGAGGCTCCGCGCCGGCGCCCCGC
It encodes the following:
- a CDS encoding phytanoyl-CoA dioxygenase family protein, with amino-acid sequence MASADLVSTPFRLDDDLVSSYRRDGFAHIPSVLTAEEVERYRDAAARRYDADTGLAYAGNIFRQIIQVWKTDDVLRALTFNADLASIATQLAGVPLRLWHDQLLVKAPHNGAKTEYHQDAPYWPHENSRHSLSAWIALTDVTVERGCMTFIPAQQDRHDIRAIDLTGGTDLFTAAPDLVWEQRVTIPLRAGDVTFHNGYTPHTANANDTDEFRWAQVNIYVDRDLTFSGGEHPVTDGLGLARGERLPDAEFPPLPR
- a CDS encoding AraC family transcriptional regulator, whose protein sequence is MELYRRRDIFVAPDEEVGAARIAVDGDIGEHTHDFIEIAFVLQGRARHRSVAGTVVLERGSVALVRPGSWHAYEPLEPLTVVNLYLAPELLHGDLSWILEHPALASALLRGGARIATISDAALERASVWLAQLELLEAPRRRPALLGLTSCILAELVDAELVGPPTATRPPSPFVRQAMTLLADDLDRPWTIAALAAATRVSAPHLHRSFRSQVGVAPLAWLDQLRGEAAARLLVQTDLPVAEIGRAVGWTDPNYASRRFRARYAMTPTQYRHQFTQPAGSGLR